One window of the Manduca sexta isolate Smith_Timp_Sample1 unplaced genomic scaffold, JHU_Msex_v1.0 HiC_scaffold_1714, whole genome shotgun sequence genome contains the following:
- the LOC119191624 gene encoding odorant receptor 94a-like, with product MQLLRWCGYCRLDGGKCGGGADNESLHRVYRAFTLALTIAYLLQECVYAYQERHDMDKVARVMFLLLCHITSIAKQLVFYLDADRVERLVTGLDDPLYNQQAGGARRLLEATATWASRFVRMYSGCAVVTCTLWIIFPVIYHLRGQQVEFPFWIGVDYSNSHWFAAVLLYSYYVTTLVGIANTTMDAFMATVLNQCKTQLTILRLNFESLPERAAAAAGAGAVCRARHDAALMTALLQCLAHYKHIVDTAGLLQRIFGTAILIQFAIGGWILCMAAYKIVSLSMLSIEFASMVLFTSCILTELFLYCYYGNEVTVESNRLVESIYSMEWVETGVRFKRALLIVMERAKRPLRPAAGLIIPLSLDTFVKIIKSSYTFYAVLRQTK from the exons ATGCAGCTGCTACGCTGGTGCGGGTACTGCCGGCTGGACGGTGGCAAGTGCGGCGGAGGTGCAGATAACGAGAGCTTGCATCGCGTCTACCGCGCCTTTACGCTGGCGCTCACCATTGCCTATTTGCTTCAGGAGTGCGTGTACGCGTATCAG GAGCGGCACGACATGGATAAAGTGGCGCGCGTGATGTTCCTGCTGCTGTGCCACATCACCTCCATCGCCAAGCAGCTCGTGTTTTATCTGGACGCGGACCGCGTGGAGCGCCTGGTGACCGGTCTCGATG ACCCGTTGTACAACCAGCAGGCCGGCGGTGCGCGGCGGCTGTTGGAGGCGACGGCGACGTGGGCCTCGCGCTTCGTTCGGATGTACTCGGGCTGTGCGGTGGTCACCTGCACTCTATGGATCATCTTCCCGGTGATATACCATTTGCGCGGGCAACAAGTGGAGTTTCCATTCTGGATCGGTGTGGACTACTCCAATTCGCACTG GTTTGCGGCGGTGCTGCTCTATTCGTACTACGTCACAACGCTGGTGGGAATCGCCAATACCACCATGGACGCGTTCATGGCCACCGTGCTCAACCAGTGCAAAACACAGCTCACTATTTTGCG TTTGAATTTTGAGAGCCTACCTGAGCGTGCGGCGGCGGCAGCAGGCGCTGGCGCAGTCTGCCGCGCCAGGCACGACGCGGCGCTGATGACCGCTCTGCTGCAGTGTCTCGCGCACTACAAGCACATAGTCGA CACGGCGGGTCTTCTGCAGCGCATTTTCGGCACTGCAATACTCATACAATTCGCTATTGGCGGCTGGATCCTATGCATGGCCGCTTACAAGATAGTCAGC TTGAGCATGCTGAGCATAGAGTTCGCGTCCATGGTGCTGTTCACGAGCTGCATCCTGACCGAGCTATTCCTCTACTGCTACTACGGCAACGAGGTCACCGTAGAG AGCAATCGGCTGGTGGAGTCAATTTATAGCATGGAGTGGGTGGAGACAGGCGTGCGGTTCAAGCGCGCGCTACTGATCGTCATGGAGCGCGCCAAGCGGCCGCTGCGCCCTGCTGCTGGCCTCATCATCCCGCTGTCGCTCGACACATTCGTCAAG atTATAAAGTCGTCGTACACATTCTACGCGGTGCTGCGGCAGACCAAGTAG